The Hemicordylus capensis ecotype Gifberg chromosome 6, rHemCap1.1.pri, whole genome shotgun sequence genome window below encodes:
- the LOC128329153 gene encoding keratin, type I cytoskeletal 10-like isoform X1 yields the protein MSLSVLTPGSSRQLSSYSLGGGGGGSIRLSSAGGFSGGSKFSGGYGGGGYGAGGYGAGGYGGGGYGAGDYGGGGYSAGGYGGGGLGGSQGGGLGGGLGGGLGGGFAGGSFAGGFGAGFGGGDGGLLTGDEKQTMQNLNDRLANYLGKVHDLEEANAELERKIKDWYAKFSTPETDRDYSKYFRIIEDLRNQICRATIENAGLVLQIDNARLAADDFKLKFENELFLHQSVESDINGLRRVLDDLTMNRSDLELQIESLNEEMAYLKKNHEEELRSYRGAATGDVNVEMDAAPGVDLTKLLNDMRGQYEELADKNRREAEEQFNKQVGALRQEISANVDLLSSSKSEITDLRRNLQALELELQAQLAMKQSLEGTLAETERNYCNQLGQIQGQISSFEEQLLQVRSEMENQNAEYQQLLGIKTRLEQEIETYRRLLDGEGGGFGSGFYGTTSYSSAASGSSSKEPMKTRMVKTIVEEVVDGRVVSSQVKTVEEKPTK from the exons ATGTCTCTCTCTGTCCTCACACCTGGCTCTTCTCGACAGCTTTCCTCCTATAGTcttggaggtggtggaggaggatctATCAGATTATCTAGTGCTGGAGGATTTAGTGGTGGTTCCAAATTTTCTGGAGGTTATGGCGGGGGAGGTTATGGTGCTGGAGGTTATGGTGCTGGAGGTTATGGCGGGGGAGGTTACGGTGCTGGAGATTATGGCGGGGGAGGTTACAGTGCTGGAGGTTATGGCGGGGGAGGCCTGGGTGGCAGCCAGGGTGGCGGCCTGGGTGGCGGCCTGGGTGGTGGCTTGGGTGGCGGCTTTGCTGGTGGCAGCTTTGCCGGAGGCTTCGGTGCTGGCTTTGGGGGGGGAGATGGGGGTCTCCTCACTGGTGACGAGAAGCAAACGATGCAGAATCTCAATGACCGCCTTGCTAATTACCTGGGCAAAGTGCATGATCTTGAAGAAGCAAATGCAGAGCTTGAACGCAAAATCAAGGATTGGTATGCAAAGTTCAGCACTCCAGAAACTGATCGAGACTACAGCAAATATTTTAGAATAATTGAAGATCTTCGGAATCAA ATATGCAGAGCCACTATTGAAAATGCTGGGCTCGTTTTGCAAATTGACAATGCTCGACTTGCTGCTGATGATTTCAAACTTAA GTTTGAAAACGAACTGTTCCTACATCAGAGTGTGGAGAGCGATATCAATGGCCTCCGAAGAGTCTTGGATGATTTAACTATGAATAGGTCTGACCTAGAGTTGCAGATTGAAAGCCTGAATGAGGAAATGGCCTACCTCAAGAAGAACCACGAAGAG GAACTAAGGAGCTACCGAGGGGCGGCTACTGGTGATGTCAATGTTGAAATGGATGCTGCCCCAGGAGTTGACCTGACTAAGCTACTGAATGACATGAGAGGCCAGTATGAAGAACTTGCAGATAAAAATCGTAGAGAAGCAGAAGAACAGTTCAACAAACAG GTCGGAGCCCTGAGGCAAGAGATATCTGCTAATGTGGATCTGCTGAGCTCAAGCAAGAGTGAAATCACTGACCTAAGGCGCAACCTGCAAGCACTGGAACTGGAGCTGCAAGCCCAACTCGCCATG AAACAATCCCTTGAAGGCACTTTGGCAGAAACCGAACGAAATTACTGTAATCAGCTCGGCCAGATACAAGGTCAGATCAGTAGTTTCGAAGAACAGCTTCTGCAGGTTCGGTCTGAAATGGAGAACCAAAATGCAGAATATCAGCAGCTTCTAGGGATCAAGACGCGTCTGGAGCAGGAGATTGAGACCTATCGCCGCCTACTGGATGGAGAAGGAGG TGGTTTTGGGTCTGGATTTTATGGAACTACAAGCTATAGTTCTGCAGCTTCAGGAAGCTCCAGCAAAG AGCCAATGAAAACCAGAATGGTTAAGACAATTGTAGAGGAAGTGGTTGACGGCAGAGTAGTCTCATCACAAGTCAAAACTGTTGAAGAAAAGCCAACTAAATAA
- the LOC128329153 gene encoding keratin, type I cytoskeletal 10-like isoform X2, translating to MSLSVLTPGSSRQLSSYSLGGGGGGSIRLSSAGGFSGGSKFSGGYGGGGYGAGGYGAGGYGGGGYGAGDYGGGGYSAGGYGGGGLGGSQGGGLGGGLGGGLGGGFAGGSFAGGFGAGFGGGDGGLLTGDEKQTMQNLNDRLANYLGKVHDLEEANAELERKIKDWYAKFSTPETDRDYSKYFRIIEDLRNQICRATIENAGLVLQIDNARLAADDFKLKFENELFLHQSVESDINGLRRVLDDLTMNRSDLELQIESLNEEMAYLKKNHEEELRSYRGAATGDVNVEMDAAPGVDLTKLLNDMRGQYEELADKNRREAEEQFNKQVGALRQEISANVDLLSSSKSEITDLRRNLQALELELQAQLAMKQSLEGTLAETERNYCNQLGQIQGQISSFEEQLLQVRSEMENQNAEYQQLLGIKTRLEQEIETYRRLLDGEGGHLSTSYSSAASGSSSKEPMKTRMVKTIVEEVVDGRVVSSQVKTVEEKPTK from the exons ATGTCTCTCTCTGTCCTCACACCTGGCTCTTCTCGACAGCTTTCCTCCTATAGTcttggaggtggtggaggaggatctATCAGATTATCTAGTGCTGGAGGATTTAGTGGTGGTTCCAAATTTTCTGGAGGTTATGGCGGGGGAGGTTATGGTGCTGGAGGTTATGGTGCTGGAGGTTATGGCGGGGGAGGTTACGGTGCTGGAGATTATGGCGGGGGAGGTTACAGTGCTGGAGGTTATGGCGGGGGAGGCCTGGGTGGCAGCCAGGGTGGCGGCCTGGGTGGCGGCCTGGGTGGTGGCTTGGGTGGCGGCTTTGCTGGTGGCAGCTTTGCCGGAGGCTTCGGTGCTGGCTTTGGGGGGGGAGATGGGGGTCTCCTCACTGGTGACGAGAAGCAAACGATGCAGAATCTCAATGACCGCCTTGCTAATTACCTGGGCAAAGTGCATGATCTTGAAGAAGCAAATGCAGAGCTTGAACGCAAAATCAAGGATTGGTATGCAAAGTTCAGCACTCCAGAAACTGATCGAGACTACAGCAAATATTTTAGAATAATTGAAGATCTTCGGAATCAA ATATGCAGAGCCACTATTGAAAATGCTGGGCTCGTTTTGCAAATTGACAATGCTCGACTTGCTGCTGATGATTTCAAACTTAA GTTTGAAAACGAACTGTTCCTACATCAGAGTGTGGAGAGCGATATCAATGGCCTCCGAAGAGTCTTGGATGATTTAACTATGAATAGGTCTGACCTAGAGTTGCAGATTGAAAGCCTGAATGAGGAAATGGCCTACCTCAAGAAGAACCACGAAGAG GAACTAAGGAGCTACCGAGGGGCGGCTACTGGTGATGTCAATGTTGAAATGGATGCTGCCCCAGGAGTTGACCTGACTAAGCTACTGAATGACATGAGAGGCCAGTATGAAGAACTTGCAGATAAAAATCGTAGAGAAGCAGAAGAACAGTTCAACAAACAG GTCGGAGCCCTGAGGCAAGAGATATCTGCTAATGTGGATCTGCTGAGCTCAAGCAAGAGTGAAATCACTGACCTAAGGCGCAACCTGCAAGCACTGGAACTGGAGCTGCAAGCCCAACTCGCCATG AAACAATCCCTTGAAGGCACTTTGGCAGAAACCGAACGAAATTACTGTAATCAGCTCGGCCAGATACAAGGTCAGATCAGTAGTTTCGAAGAACAGCTTCTGCAGGTTCGGTCTGAAATGGAGAACCAAAATGCAGAATATCAGCAGCTTCTAGGGATCAAGACGCGTCTGGAGCAGGAGATTGAGACCTATCGCCGCCTACTGGATGGAGAAGGAGG TCACCTCAG TACAAGCTATAGTTCTGCAGCTTCAGGAAGCTCCAGCAAAG AGCCAATGAAAACCAGAATGGTTAAGACAATTGTAGAGGAAGTGGTTGACGGCAGAGTAGTCTCATCACAAGTCAAAACTGTTGAAGAAAAGCCAACTAAATAA